Within Nocardia fluminea, the genomic segment AGCGCCGCCCGAGTTCGAGCATGGCGGCGGTGTCGGCATCGGCCACGGTGTGGGCCTCACGCCAGATCGCGCGCAGTTCGGCGAGGGTGTCGGTGCCGAGAATGGACTCGATCTCGCCCAGCAGCGGCGCGCATTCGGACTCGGTCAGCACCCCGGCGTCGATGCGTCCCAGCACGAGGGCGGCGTTGTGGGCGGCGGCGTAGGTGGTGCGGGGGAGGTGGGCGGCGGCGGCCTGCCCGCCGTTGTCGCCGATCACGATCTCGGTGGCGCTGGCGCGCAACCAATGCCGGTCATCGGGGCGGCGGCGAATCTGGGCGGCCTCGATGCGCGACTCTTCGAGCAGTTTCGCCGCCTTCACCACCTCCGGGTGCGCCAGCAGCGGGGCCCGCCACACCGTGTGTTTGGCGTGCGCGCACTCGTGCACGAGCGCGCCCCACACGGCCGGGTAGTTGTTGCGGTCACTGTTGCGGGCCGGGCGCGCGTCGGCCGGGTCGATCGTGAGTCGGGAACCGTCGAGTTCGATGGCGGCCAGTGCTGGCACGAACACCGCCGGGTGCCCGAACGCGGCACCGGGCGCGATGCTCACGGTCAAGTCGTCACGGTCCGCGATCGGCGGAACCTCGGCGGTCATGGCGGCCGACAGGGTGGCCCATCCACCGGTCACCGACACCGACGCCGGGGCGGGGGTGGCAGACACGGCGGGGGCCGCCCCCGCCCCGGCAGGGGCCGGGGCGGAAGCGGTACCGGTGCCCGGGATAGCGGGCGCGGCGGGGGCGATAAGGGTCGGGGCGGGGGCGGCGATCACGTGGCCGGTCATGGCAGGCAATACCTTTCGGGCGTGCGGGTGGGGCGGTGGTTAGAGGCGGGGGCCGAGGGCGAGTGGGGTGTGGGTGGTGCCGCACACGGTTTTCATCACGGCGGCCACCACGTCGCGGTCCTCTTCCGGGGCGGCCCCGAGGAGGTTGGCCATGGCGGTGTCGGGGTCGGTGGCGGCGGCGATCTTGCGGAATGCCAGCAGCTCGCGCAGTTGCGGGGCCCACCCGATCTCGCCTTTGGCCTGCCGGGTGGTCAGCTCGCGCGCCACTTTCACCGCGCGGCGTTCCACCCCGAGCTGGGCGGCGAGGTCGAGGTCGGACACCACGCGCACCTGGAACGCGAACCGTGAACTCAGCGCGTCGGACAGGATGGCCCCGTGTACGCCGGGGTTGTGGCCTGCCACCACGAAGAAGCCGGGCTCGGCTTTGATCACCGCGCCGGTTGCTTTGACCACCAGCTCTTTTCGGCCGTCCATCGCGGGATACACCGCCGCGAGCACGGTCGGGGAGATGAGGGTCGCGTCATCGATGAACAGCACTCGGCCCTCTTTCATCGCGCGGACGAGGGGCCCGTCCATGAATACGAAACGGCCGTCGGGGGTTTGGGTGTACTCGCCCACGAAATCGGCGACCGTGGTGTCCCCGTCGCCCTGCACCGTGAGCAGGTCGCCGTAGGCGGCCTCGATGAGCGAGGTTTTGCCGGTGCCGGGCGGCCCGTACAGCAGCACCGGCACCTCGGCCGCGCGCATGGTCTGCAACACCTCCACATCGGCGCGCCCGGCGAGCTGGCGCAGGTGGTAGTCCTGCCCGTTCGGTCGGGCCACCGTGTTACCCGTGCGGGCCGGGGCCGCCGGGGCGGCGGGCGCGGCCGGGGCCGGGGCCGGGGCCGGGGCTGGGGCCGGGGTGGCGGATTTCTTGGTGCGGCGGGCCGGTTTCGGCTTGCTGGGGGCCGGGGCGGCGGGCGCGGCCGGGGTCGGGGCGGTAGCGGCCGGGGCGGCGGCGGTGGAAGTGGTGGCGGTGGCGCGGTAGCGGCGGGGCGCGGCCGAAGTGCGTTCGGCGTGCCCGGCGGCGGTCAACGCCTCGAGGGCGTTGCCGACCGCGCCGGAGGACCGGCCGAGCCCGGTGGCGATTTCGCGGGGCGACTGTTCGCGGACGGGGTCGGCGGCCAGCGCGGCGGCCACCATGCGGCGCAGTTCGCCGTTGGGCAGGCGACCGGCGGCCGATGCAGCGGTAGCGGCCGGGGCGGTTGTAGCGGCGGGGGCGGGTGTGGTGGGCATTGCGACTCCTGCAATTTCCGTTCCGAATTCGTGGCCGGTTTTCGGCATACGTGCGGCGTGGCCGCCATTCGGATTTCTGCGAATTTTCCCGGTGAATTCCGGGAACGTGGTCGACGTTAGCTCGACCTCGAGCAGGCTCACAACCCCAATTCGCCGGAAATTCTCCGAATTTCGCGCGAGGTCAGCCTCGCAAACAAAGCAAGCAGCGCATGAAATGCCCACCACGCCGCGAAATCCCGGCCGAGCCCGCCGCCGACCAGCCGAAAAGAAAAAGATTCAAAGAATAAGAAAGGGAGAGGAAGGGAGGGAATGGGAGCTATTGATTGCGAGGCAACCTGCAGGGGTCAGGTCGGCAGGAGATGCGGCCACGACCGACGCCGACGCATGTCTATACAGCTTTGTGTATAGACAATCCTGGATGACACCCGCGCGTGGATGTGGTCGACTACCTGCGGATATGCCGGGTCGGGCTGGGGCCTTTTGAAGGCCCCCCACGTAACCCCCCACGTTTCCCCCCACACTTCCCCACAGATTGCCAGCAGCGAACTCGCGGGCCGTGTGATGGCCTGATCGACCGGAGACTCCACGCCTTCAAAGCATTCATAAATGGCGAGGAGAAATTACCCAATGCCAGCGGAAGATTCCGAAGGCGCACGCAGATCGCCGAGCAAAACCGATTTCTGAATATCGGATGCAATTCGTGTTGAATTCTATTCTATCAGCGGTTTCAGTATGCGGTATTCTGCCGGTTTTTCAACGGCCGGGCGTTCCCGGATTGTGGCCTTCTCCTTGGCGGAGGTGTTCGAGGAGTTGAAGTGTTTCTCTGCTCGGGGTTTCGCCGATCTCGGCGAGTTTGCGGGTCAGGAGTGCGTAGGCGCGGTCGAGGGCGGGGTATTCGCCCAGGCGTGCGTGCTGGCGCAGGATGTCGCGCCAGAGTGCTTCGTTGTAGGGGTCGGTTTGGGCGGTGGTCTCAAGGAGTTCGAGGGTGGCGCGGGGGTCGTGGTCGGCGTCGTGGGTGGCCAGCCAGCCCAGGGCGTTGTGGGTGTCGCGGCGGGCGGATTCGCGGATCGGTTCGGTCCAGGAGTCGGTGAGGTCGGGGGCGAGTTCTTCGGTGGCGATGGCGGTGATTGCCCGGCACGCGGCGGTTCGGTCGGTGTCGTTGCTGGCGCGGCGGCGTGCGGTGACTGCGGCGGTGAAGTCCCACCAGTCGACACTCACCGCGGTTTTGGAGAGCCGGTAGTGCACCCGGTCGTCGGCCAAGGGCTCGTTGAACCGGCCACCGGTCGCGGCACCGAGGGCCGTGCGTAGTCGGCTCACGGTGTTGGTGAGCACACCGGAGGAGCGATCGGCTGGGCGTTCTCCCCACAACAGCTCGGTCAGCTGACTGCGCGACAACCCGCTCGGATGCAAGGCCAGCACCGCCAGCAGCTCACGCAGCCGGGGCTGGAGCTGGCCGGTGATCTCCACGCTCTCCCCGGAATCGGGGACGCGCCAGAAGACCCGGGTCGGCCCGAACACCCGCACCCGCAACGCCGGAACTTCCGCCGGTGCTGGGACGGATTCCGATGCTGGCTTCGGCGCGGATTCGACTGGCGCGGAGTGGCTGTCGAGGACGGGCTCGGGCGCCGCGGAGAGGTCGGGCTCGCGCGAGGGGCCGGCGGGCTCGCCGGTGTCGACGAGCGCAGGCTCGCGGACAGGAGATGGCGTGGGTTCTGCGGTGTCGACCGGAACCGGCTCCGGCGGTCTGGGTCGCGCGACAGGTGTCGGCACGGTGGCCGGGTCGATGCTGTAGATCCTGGGCCCGTCCTCGTCGCGGTGTCTGCGCCGGACCGGACGGTGTTGGCCTTGGCGGGCAGGCTGCCCGATGCGGGGTGGGTCGAACTGGCCGGAGTGTTCGTAGCGGCGCAGCTGAATTTCCACATCGATGATCGTGCGGCGAGCGGGCGGGATCAGATGCTGGCGTGAGCGGCGACCGGTCAGAACGGCACGCGCACCGGAGCGGGAAGCGGGAAGCTCGCCCACGACGGGAAACCCGATCGCGTCGATGTAGGCGCGGCTGCCGCCGATGACCACGATGCCCCGGGGGCGTCGACGGCGGGTGAGATCGAGGACTCGCTGCGCGGCGGTCTCGGGTTCGATGTGCTCGGCGCGCACCACGAACAGGGCGGCGTCGGCAGCGGCGATGACCGGATGTGCGGGCGAGTCCGGCTCGGGGACACCGCAATCGGCGAACACCGTCGCGCCGAACCCGCGCCAGCCCCGGGCCGGATCGGTCAGTAGCGCGGCGGCTGGGACCGGTTGGTCGGGGTCGTGTCCGGGTGGCGCGGCCAGGAACGTTTGCCCGCCGGGTAGGTACTGAATGTGCTGGTCCAGTATTTCCGGGGTGATGGGCAGGCCGAGGGCGCGTCGGCGGCCCAGGCTTGCCAGGCCGAGATGTGGGTCCGCGCCGACCATTTCGGCGAGCTGGCCGCCTGCGGGGTCGGCTTCCACGATGAGGGCGGTTTCGGGGCCGGGCCAGGTGTGGGCGAGCGCGATGGTCGTCGTGGTG encodes:
- a CDS encoding winged helix-turn-helix domain-containing protein, translated to MRPQAPYLIAVAGLSSRAGTTTTTIALAHTWPGPETALIVEADPAGGQLAEMVGADPHLGLASLGRRRALGLPITPEILDQHIQYLPGGQTFLAAPPGHDPDQPVPAAALLTDPARGWRGFGATVFADCGVPEPDSPAHPVIAAADAALFVVRAEHIEPETAAQRVLDLTRRRRPRGIVVIGGSRAYIDAIGFPVVGELPASRSGARAVLTGRRSRQHLIPPARRTIIDVEIQLRRYEHSGQFDPPRIGQPARQGQHRPVRRRHRDEDGPRIYSIDPATVPTPVARPRPPEPVPVDTAEPTPSPVREPALVDTGEPAGPSREPDLSAAPEPVLDSHSAPVESAPKPASESVPAPAEVPALRVRVFGPTRVFWRVPDSGESVEITGQLQPRLRELLAVLALHPSGLSRSQLTELLWGERPADRSSGVLTNTVSRLRTALGAATGGRFNEPLADDRVHYRLSKTAVSVDWWDFTAAVTARRRASNDTDRTAACRAITAIATEELAPDLTDSWTEPIRESARRDTHNALGWLATHDADHDPRATLELLETTAQTDPYNEALWRDILRQHARLGEYPALDRAYALLTRKLAEIGETPSRETLQLLEHLRQGEGHNPGTPGR
- a CDS encoding AAA family ATPase, whose protein sequence is MPTTPAPAATTAPAATAASAAGRLPNGELRRMVAAALAADPVREQSPREIATGLGRSSGAVGNALEALTAAGHAERTSAAPRRYRATATTSTAAAPAATAPTPAAPAAPAPSKPKPARRTKKSATPAPAPAPAPAPAAPAAPAAPARTGNTVARPNGQDYHLRQLAGRADVEVLQTMRAAEVPVLLYGPPGTGKTSLIEAAYGDLLTVQGDGDTTVADFVGEYTQTPDGRFVFMDGPLVRAMKEGRVLFIDDATLISPTVLAAVYPAMDGRKELVVKATGAVIKAEPGFFVVAGHNPGVHGAILSDALSSRFAFQVRVVSDLDLAAQLGVERRAVKVARELTTRQAKGEIGWAPQLRELLAFRKIAAATDPDTAMANLLGAAPEEDRDVVAAVMKTVCGTTHTPLALGPRL